The Aeromicrobium sp. Leaf245 genome includes a region encoding these proteins:
- a CDS encoding Fic family protein — MDEAEPDWEPHARVVVPWRQQVERGPRADRLLREIEVREPPRIAGADYDADRPLASSMANALAGLRQLDGSHGRRLRALNRLLLRTESVASSKIENIEASLADYGKAVLGARSSASAVSMAAATDALTGIITQAEVSGVLGQRSMQDAHAVLFRRSIDQQHNAGRFRTVQNWIGGSDYTPRNALYVPPPPALVPELLEDLFAFANRDDVPVLVQAAVAHAQFESIHPFVDGNGRIGRTLIHAVLRRRRVTTHLTVPIASALVAHREKYFDALGDYREGQARPIIAMLTGAVIVATHESRRTATALHEIRQDWDQRLGPVRRGSPVHRVLVSLPEFPTVTVTELAERLDLDLEESAAAVDVLRAADVLVPASRGVTDRVSGRGADRVWSARDILDELTDLNDRIVAVSRLRDR, encoded by the coding sequence GTGGACGAGGCCGAGCCGGACTGGGAGCCGCACGCACGGGTGGTGGTGCCGTGGCGCCAGCAGGTCGAGCGTGGGCCACGGGCGGACCGCCTCCTGCGCGAGATCGAGGTGCGTGAGCCCCCGCGGATCGCTGGGGCGGACTACGACGCGGACCGGCCGCTCGCCTCGTCGATGGCCAACGCCCTGGCGGGCCTGCGCCAGCTCGACGGCAGCCACGGGCGTCGCCTGAGGGCGCTCAACCGGCTGCTGCTGCGCACGGAGTCGGTCGCGTCCTCCAAGATCGAGAACATCGAGGCCAGCCTGGCCGACTACGGCAAGGCCGTGCTCGGCGCGCGCTCCAGCGCCTCCGCCGTGTCGATGGCGGCTGCCACCGACGCCCTCACCGGCATCATCACGCAGGCCGAGGTGAGCGGCGTGCTGGGACAGCGGTCCATGCAGGACGCCCACGCCGTCCTGTTCCGGCGCAGCATCGACCAGCAGCACAACGCCGGTCGCTTCCGCACGGTGCAGAACTGGATCGGCGGCAGCGACTACACGCCGCGCAACGCGCTCTACGTGCCTCCACCCCCTGCACTCGTGCCGGAGCTGCTGGAGGACCTGTTCGCGTTCGCCAATCGCGACGACGTCCCCGTGCTCGTGCAGGCCGCCGTCGCGCACGCCCAGTTCGAGTCGATCCACCCGTTCGTGGACGGCAACGGACGCATCGGTCGCACCCTGATCCACGCTGTGCTGCGCCGCCGACGCGTCACGACGCACCTCACCGTGCCGATCGCGTCGGCGCTCGTCGCCCATCGCGAGAAGTACTTCGACGCGCTCGGCGACTACCGCGAGGGGCAGGCGCGCCCGATCATCGCGATGCTCACCGGTGCCGTCATCGTGGCGACCCACGAGAGCCGGCGCACGGCGACCGCGCTCCACGAGATCCGCCAGGACTGGGACCAGCGGCTCGGTCCGGTGCGCCGCGGCTCGCCCGTGCACCGGGTCCTCGTCTCGCTGCCGGAGTTCCCCACCGTCACCGTGACCGAGCTGGCCGAGCGGCTCGACCTCGACCTCGAGGAGAGCGCCGCCGCCGTGGACGTGCTGCGCGCCGCCGACGTCCTGGTGCCTGCGAGCAGAGGGGTGACGGACCGCGTCTCGGGCCGCGGTGCGGACCGGGTGTGGTCGGCTCGGGACATCCTCGACGAGCTCACCGACCTCAACGACCGGATCGTGGCCGTCAGCCGTCTGCGCGACCGCTGA
- the arfB gene encoding alternative ribosome rescue aminoacyl-tRNA hydrolase ArfB, with the protein MPEHAPGRHDRFRVPDDELRWRFSRSSGPGGQHVNTSDTRVEVSWDLASSSALSATQRAQALERLRTRLVDGTLTIASSQYRSQHRNREAARVRLEQVVAAAIVPPRPRRATRPTRGSQQRRIDAKKRRGDVKRARRRPGPSDG; encoded by the coding sequence ATGCCTGAGCACGCCCCGGGCCGTCACGACCGGTTCCGGGTACCCGACGACGAGCTGCGCTGGAGGTTCAGCCGTTCGTCGGGACCCGGTGGTCAGCACGTCAACACCAGCGACACCCGTGTCGAGGTCAGCTGGGACCTCGCCTCCAGCTCGGCGCTGTCGGCCACCCAACGCGCCCAGGCGCTCGAGCGGCTGCGCACGCGCCTCGTCGACGGCACGCTGACGATCGCCTCGTCGCAGTACCGCTCGCAGCACCGCAACCGCGAAGCCGCTCGCGTACGGCTGGAGCAGGTCGTGGCCGCCGCGATCGTCCCTCCACGCCCCCGCCGCGCCACGCGGCCGACCCGCGGCTCGCAGCAACGCCGCATCGACGCGAAGAAGCGCCGGGGCGACGTCAAGCGCGCACGCCGTCGCCCCGGGCCGAGCGACGGCTGA